One segment of Phaeacidiphilus oryzae TH49 DNA contains the following:
- a CDS encoding Hsp20/alpha crystallin family protein yields the protein MPAPLIQRRRALLPELRQRLEGGLPVIPMLSLPWLHEFVSRTFPVELAELDDAYVVRAELPGLDPDRDIELTTDAETLTIRAHHPEQPETEEEKLCSEFRYGTMERTVRLPFTVPDEGIKAAYHGGLLTIRIPAPPEYIKHHARTIPVEHGA from the coding sequence ATGCCCGCACCGCTGATCCAGCGCCGTCGCGCGCTGCTGCCCGAGCTGAGGCAGCGGCTGGAGGGCGGTCTGCCCGTCATTCCCATGCTGTCCCTGCCGTGGCTGCACGAGTTCGTGAGCCGCACCTTCCCCGTCGAGCTCGCCGAGCTGGACGACGCGTACGTGGTGCGCGCCGAACTGCCGGGGCTCGACCCGGACCGCGACATCGAGCTCACCACGGACGCCGAGACCCTGACCATCCGCGCCCACCACCCCGAGCAGCCGGAGACCGAGGAGGAGAAGCTCTGCTCGGAGTTCCGCTACGGCACCATGGAGCGCACCGTGCGGCTGCCCTTCACCGTCCCGGACGAGGGCATCAAGGCCGCCTACCACGGTGGTCTCCTGACCATCCGCATCCCGGCCCCGCCGGAGTACATCAAGCACCACGCCCGCACGATCCCGGTGGAGCACGGCGCCTGA
- a CDS encoding DNA methyltransferase, whose amino-acid sequence MANPAPDDLRSRLNEFKRYRNEHLSGDEKGESQVFLDRLFQAFGHGGVREAGATLEMRIKKRDRVSFADLLWKPRCLIEMKKAGSDLSRHYRQAFDYWINAVPNRPRFVILCNFDEFWIYDFDAQLDAPVDRVSIDQIDHRYDALSFLLPVEVKPIFHNDLVAVTREAAAGVARVFSEMHERGVSRTAAQRFVLQSVMAMFSEDIGLLPSGLFTRALDDSLGKDSAYDLVFGLFREMNTPGVTPAGRYRGTPYFNGGLFSEIFPVEPTKDELEALRRAAETDWSAVRPEIFGTLFEGSMEEGERHAHGAHFTSQADIVKIVNPVIVNPWRERIAQAGTIQELQKLLLELANFKVLDPACGSGNFLYVAYRELRRIENEIQSMISERRRGGLAGQTSISGITGNHFLGLDSNPFAVEMAKVTMMLAKKLSTDELDDHEEVLPLENLDGAIRAADALFTDWPQADVVIGNPPFLGRRRMIRDLGPDYCARLAERFPTVSGVSDFVTYWFPLAHAHLPAGGRAGLVATNTIRQNHSRRSSLDHIVDNGGQIFEAVSSQPWSGDAVVHVSLVNWLKGAEPGKKILWLNDGQLRLEMDHIPTSLSPGIDVTKAAILPVNKEPQVCFQGQTPGVTKGDGFVLDRATRRRIVVDPRNRDVVHPYLGGREMLHDTSVDRWVIDIPETDSLEAEARYPTLMSYLRKNVLPKRQEKAADESSRNTPLLARNPKARVNMHHSRFLENWWRLNYRRGDMLAAISSLDRYIATSRVASINRRTVVCFVDASIRPGDSMTVFSLDDDYSFGVLSSCFHDVWTRARCSSMKSDPRYTSTTVWDTFPWPQNPSREVIAGIVNNSSEILKEREKYLDRGVSLERQYESLNNPGNNRLKTLHESLDRLVAQAYGFSLDEDPLAQLYALNQDLAASAADMRGPGSHALGGVRISDSRVLPPIA is encoded by the coding sequence ATGGCGAACCCAGCACCGGATGACCTGCGCTCACGACTGAATGAGTTCAAGCGATACCGCAACGAACATCTCAGCGGGGATGAAAAAGGCGAGTCTCAGGTATTTCTAGATCGCCTCTTCCAGGCATTCGGACACGGTGGCGTTCGCGAGGCTGGGGCAACCCTAGAAATGCGCATAAAAAAGCGCGACAGAGTTTCCTTCGCCGACCTCCTTTGGAAGCCGCGATGCCTAATTGAGATGAAGAAGGCGGGCTCAGATCTTTCTCGGCACTATCGACAAGCTTTCGATTATTGGATAAATGCAGTTCCAAATCGGCCACGATTCGTCATTCTTTGCAATTTTGACGAGTTTTGGATCTATGACTTCGATGCGCAGCTCGATGCGCCAGTGGATCGGGTGTCGATTGACCAGATTGACCACCGATATGACGCACTTTCGTTTCTTCTCCCCGTCGAAGTAAAGCCGATCTTCCATAACGACCTCGTTGCAGTGACGCGCGAGGCGGCTGCAGGCGTTGCCAGGGTTTTCTCAGAAATGCATGAACGCGGCGTGTCCAGGACCGCAGCCCAGCGATTCGTCTTGCAGTCGGTGATGGCAATGTTTTCGGAAGACATTGGCCTTCTCCCGAGCGGACTATTCACGCGCGCGCTGGATGACTCCCTCGGCAAAGATAGTGCCTATGATCTTGTTTTTGGCCTATTTCGGGAAATGAACACGCCGGGGGTTACGCCAGCAGGCCGCTATCGGGGAACGCCTTATTTTAACGGTGGCCTCTTTTCCGAGATCTTCCCGGTAGAGCCCACTAAGGATGAGCTGGAGGCTCTCCGCAGAGCGGCTGAAACGGATTGGTCTGCTGTACGGCCGGAGATTTTCGGAACACTTTTCGAGGGCTCCATGGAAGAAGGCGAGAGGCACGCTCATGGGGCACATTTCACCAGCCAAGCAGATATCGTTAAAATTGTTAATCCTGTCATAGTCAATCCCTGGCGCGAAAGGATCGCCCAGGCAGGAACCATCCAAGAGCTACAAAAACTCCTGCTTGAGCTGGCGAATTTCAAGGTTCTGGATCCAGCTTGTGGCTCAGGAAATTTCCTATACGTTGCCTACCGAGAGTTGAGGAGGATTGAAAATGAAATCCAATCTATGATTTCGGAAAGAAGAAGGGGAGGGCTAGCCGGCCAGACATCAATCTCAGGGATTACAGGGAACCACTTCCTCGGCTTGGACAGCAATCCGTTCGCGGTCGAGATGGCCAAAGTAACGATGATGCTCGCCAAGAAACTATCAACCGACGAGTTGGATGACCATGAAGAGGTCCTCCCGCTGGAGAACCTCGACGGAGCTATTCGCGCGGCCGATGCTTTGTTTACCGATTGGCCTCAGGCCGACGTCGTAATTGGAAACCCGCCTTTTCTGGGGCGTCGTCGAATGATCCGTGACCTAGGCCCTGATTACTGCGCCCGGTTGGCTGAGAGGTTCCCGACCGTGAGTGGGGTGTCCGATTTCGTTACCTACTGGTTTCCGTTGGCCCACGCCCACCTGCCAGCAGGTGGTAGGGCTGGATTGGTTGCCACGAACACTATTCGTCAGAACCATTCCCGTAGATCGTCATTGGATCATATCGTAGACAACGGTGGACAAATCTTCGAAGCAGTTTCTTCTCAGCCGTGGTCGGGTGACGCTGTTGTACACGTTTCACTAGTCAATTGGCTCAAGGGTGCAGAACCTGGGAAAAAGATCCTTTGGCTTAACGATGGCCAACTTCGGCTGGAGATGGATCATATCCCCACATCACTCAGCCCGGGGATTGACGTTACCAAGGCTGCCATTCTCCCGGTGAATAAAGAACCCCAGGTTTGCTTTCAAGGACAGACCCCTGGCGTTACCAAGGGAGATGGATTTGTACTTGACCGCGCTACTCGCAGAAGAATCGTTGTGGATCCTAGAAATCGGGACGTAGTTCACCCGTATCTTGGCGGGCGGGAGATGCTGCACGATACCTCTGTGGATCGTTGGGTAATTGACATCCCGGAAACAGATAGCCTAGAGGCAGAAGCGCGTTACCCGACACTGATGTCTTATCTGCGCAAGAACGTGCTGCCGAAACGACAGGAGAAGGCAGCAGATGAATCCAGTCGTAATACTCCTCTCCTGGCGCGGAATCCAAAAGCTCGTGTTAACATGCACCATTCCCGTTTCCTTGAAAATTGGTGGAGGCTCAACTATCGACGCGGTGACATGCTAGCGGCAATCTCGTCGCTCGACCGCTATATTGCTACCTCTCGTGTTGCGAGTATCAATCGTCGGACAGTGGTCTGCTTTGTCGACGCTTCAATCCGGCCTGGCGACTCGATGACGGTTTTTTCTCTGGATGATGACTATTCTTTCGGCGTTTTGAGTAGCTGTTTCCATGATGTCTGGACGCGAGCTCGTTGCTCTTCTATGAAATCAGATCCTCGGTACACATCGACCACCGTTTGGGATACCTTCCCGTGGCCCCAAAACCCTTCCCGAGAGGTCATTGCGGGGATTGTTAACAATTCCTCTGAAATTTTGAAGGAGCGCGAGAAGTATCTCGATCGCGGGGTGTCGCTTGAGCGGCAATATGAATCGCTAAATAATCCTGGAAATAATAGACTAAAGACTCTGCATGAATCTCTCGACCGCTTGGTGGCGCAGGCATACGGATTTTCCCTTGATGAGGATCCGCTAGCTCAGCTTTACGCCCTTAATCAGGATTTGGCGGCATCTGCTGCTGATATGCGGGGTCCGGGAAGCCATGCTCTCGGAGGCGTAAGAATTTCTGATTCGCGGGTTCTTCCCCCGATCGCGTGA
- a CDS encoding NUDIX hydrolase, which translates to MATEPEDTSTAWRVHGERIIYDNEWIRVFLTDVELPDGDRFEHHTAKLKPAAMTALIDEEDRVLLMWRHRFVSDRWGWELPGGVVDEGEDPEETALREMVEEVGYRPKSFRHVTRFQPMVGMIDSWHDVFVGEGAVKVGEPTEKTEMQRMEWVPLSSIMDKIRDGDIWNSGTLVALLYVLAERGQRGK; encoded by the coding sequence GTGGCTACTGAACCTGAGGACACCTCGACGGCGTGGCGGGTGCATGGTGAGCGGATCATCTATGACAACGAGTGGATCAGGGTCTTCCTGACGGATGTTGAGCTGCCGGACGGGGATCGGTTCGAGCATCACACCGCGAAGTTGAAGCCGGCCGCGATGACGGCGCTGATCGACGAGGAGGATCGGGTGCTGCTGATGTGGCGGCATCGGTTCGTCTCGGATCGGTGGGGCTGGGAGCTGCCGGGCGGTGTGGTGGATGAGGGGGAGGACCCGGAGGAGACGGCGCTGCGGGAGATGGTGGAGGAGGTGGGCTACCGGCCCAAGTCTTTCCGGCATGTGACGCGGTTTCAGCCGATGGTGGGGATGATCGACTCCTGGCACGACGTGTTCGTCGGCGAGGGGGCGGTGAAGGTCGGGGAGCCGACCGAGAAGACCGAGATGCAGCGGATGGAGTGGGTGCCGCTGTCCTCGATCATGGACAAGATCCGGGACGGGGACATCTGGAACTCGGGGACGCTGGTTGCGCTGCTGTACGTGCTCGCGGAGCGCGGTCAGCGGGGGAAGTGA
- a CDS encoding GntR family transcriptional regulator, producing METGRKAPKYRAIADYLRERIIDGTFAPGQPLPSEEVLANQFKVTRPTVRQGIAELRAAGLVEVMMGRGSFVRSPQARPNLTRPRGVRRDRDGRFSEADAIRWTAAEEPTATRTDAPVALADLLRIPPGEPLFTFDQHETADHGRLRQLHRTYIPFSVLIGTKYEETAPPPAPALFDALADLGHEIHFTEYIRTRMPLPDEVITLRLAEGVPLLHILRLTLNQDDRPLALEELRMPGDDLEISYTYPPQL from the coding sequence ATGGAGACCGGGCGGAAGGCCCCGAAGTACCGGGCGATTGCGGACTACCTGCGGGAACGCATCATCGATGGCACGTTCGCACCGGGACAGCCGCTCCCGTCCGAGGAGGTCTTGGCCAATCAGTTCAAGGTCACCCGCCCCACGGTCCGGCAGGGGATCGCTGAGCTTCGGGCCGCCGGTTTGGTCGAGGTGATGATGGGCCGAGGCAGCTTCGTCCGCTCCCCCCAGGCGCGCCCGAACCTGACCCGACCGCGTGGGGTCCGGCGCGACCGGGACGGCCGGTTCAGCGAGGCCGACGCCATCCGCTGGACCGCCGCCGAGGAGCCGACCGCCACCCGCACCGACGCCCCGGTCGCACTCGCCGATCTGCTGCGTATCCCGCCGGGCGAGCCGCTGTTCACCTTCGATCAGCACGAGACCGCCGACCACGGCCGCCTACGCCAACTCCACCGCACCTACATCCCGTTCTCCGTACTGATCGGCACCAAGTACGAAGAGACCGCGCCCCCGCCGGCCCCCGCACTCTTCGACGCGCTCGCCGACCTGGGCCACGAAATCCACTTCACGGAGTACATCCGCACCCGCATGCCGCTGCCCGACGAGGTGATCACGCTCCGGCTCGCGGAGGGCGTTCCCCTGCTCCACATCCTGCGCCTGACGCTCAACCAAGATGACCGGCCGCTCGCCCTGGAAGAACTACGCATGCCCGGTGACGACCTGGAGATCAGCTACACGTACCCGCCTCAGCTGTGA